One genomic region from Simkaniaceae bacterium encodes:
- a CDS encoding YkgJ family cysteine cluster protein, producing the protein MPLNLLPEDEPWYKDGLRFKCTQCGRCCTGEPGYVWLTEEDIQRFLQHLQMNREAFLKRYTRNVNGRLSLIELKPNYDCVFLKENKCSAYEARPIQCRTFPWWKSTISNPLSWNLSQSFCEGINHPEGKLYTKEEIEQGANPPSRRSKEEP; encoded by the coding sequence ATGCCTTTAAACCTCTTACCTGAAGATGAGCCCTGGTATAAAGATGGACTTAGATTCAAATGCACACAATGTGGCCGCTGCTGTACGGGGGAACCCGGCTATGTTTGGTTAACGGAAGAAGATATTCAACGCTTCTTACAACATCTTCAAATGAATCGCGAAGCCTTCCTGAAGCGCTATACCCGCAATGTCAACGGCCGCCTTTCTCTCATTGAGCTCAAGCCCAACTATGACTGTGTTTTTTTAAAAGAGAATAAATGCAGCGCTTATGAGGCGCGCCCTATTCAATGCCGCACCTTTCCTTGGTGGAAATCGACAATTTCCAATCCCCTCTCTTGGAACCTTTCCCAATCATTTTGCGAAGGGATTAACCATCCGGAAGGTAAGCTCTATACAAAAGAAGAAATTGAACAGGGAGCCAATCCGCCGTCTCGCCGCTCAAAGGAAGAGCCCTAA
- a CDS encoding disulfide bond formation protein B, whose product MQRFARTINAIMIFVIVGILLSAYYQQYSKEEMPCPLCILQRLGLISAGFGAFLNLWFGIRPIHYTVTLLSAMVGGTVSIRQICLHICPGSPTFGVPVLGLSLYTWAFIAFICILFVAGILLALLRMEQKKLKTNWFEYSACITLILITLSNFVTTFMECGLSACKG is encoded by the coding sequence ATGCAAAGATTTGCGCGAACCATTAATGCTATCATGATTTTTGTGATCGTTGGCATTTTACTATCAGCTTATTATCAACAATATTCGAAAGAAGAAATGCCCTGCCCTTTATGTATTTTGCAGCGCCTCGGACTGATCTCTGCGGGATTCGGTGCCTTTCTCAATCTTTGGTTTGGTATTCGCCCTATTCACTATACAGTGACACTCTTGAGTGCAATGGTGGGAGGGACTGTTTCCATCCGGCAAATTTGTCTGCATATTTGCCCCGGTTCCCCAACCTTTGGAGTTCCCGTCTTAGGACTTAGTCTCTATACTTGGGCCTTTATCGCATTCATTTGCATTTTATTTGTAGCCGGCATTCTTCTCGCATTGCTGCGTATGGAGCAAAAAAAGCTCAAAACAAATTGGTTTGAATATTCTGCATGCATCACTTTGATCCTGATTACCCTTTCTAATTTTGTCACAACTTTTATGGAATGTGGCCTCTCGGCTTGCAAGGGATAG
- a CDS encoding DUF5993 family protein, which translates to MMIALFLMILIAMTCAIFHQRKAALFVIFFNLGLMLLMLWHHVTTVLHLNF; encoded by the coding sequence ATGATGATAGCTTTATTTCTGATGATTCTCATTGCTATGACATGTGCCATTTTTCATCAGCGCAAAGCGGCCCTTTTTGTTATTTTTTTCAACTTGGGATTAATGCTTTTAATGTTATGGCATCATGTGACAACAGTACTTCATCTTAATTTCTAA
- a CDS encoding succinylglutamate desuccinylase/aspartoacylase family protein: MDFEKNSRLSICDTVIQPGERVTLALPTPEIYTCAPSYIPIHVIHGKRKGPCLLVCAALHGDEINGVAIIQKLLEIDLLNKISGTLIAIPVMNIFGLITQSRHLLDRRDLAGSFPGSETGSFASRLAYLLTTEVLSKVTHCIDIHTGEPHIRQMPHIETDLDRKDCLEFAKAFDAPMILHSTDAQGMLWQLKKEDGIPTVIFEGGEALKFDPDTIKTGIKGILSSLRHLGMLSKKQTKMRQRMTARSTFVVTSPGSGMCELNTVIGKYVSKGEKLATITDPFGTRQKFTVHAPIEGMIISCNSYPLVNEGESLIVIADVNIAQMDTIPNWSPTEMEYE; encoded by the coding sequence ATGGATTTTGAAAAAAATAGCCGATTATCGATTTGCGATACGGTGATTCAACCGGGTGAAAGGGTCACTTTAGCTCTTCCAACTCCCGAAATTTATACGTGTGCGCCGAGTTATATTCCCATTCACGTCATTCACGGCAAACGCAAAGGTCCCTGTCTTCTCGTCTGCGCTGCGCTGCATGGAGATGAGATCAATGGTGTCGCGATCATTCAAAAACTGCTTGAAATAGATTTGTTAAATAAAATTTCAGGAACTCTGATTGCTATTCCCGTTATGAATATTTTTGGACTGATCACACAGTCAAGACATTTGCTCGATCGTCGAGATCTTGCAGGAAGTTTTCCCGGATCTGAAACCGGGTCGTTTGCATCGCGTCTTGCGTATCTGCTGACGACTGAAGTTTTATCAAAAGTGACGCACTGTATCGATATCCATACGGGGGAGCCGCACATTCGTCAAATGCCACACATTGAGACCGATCTTGATCGGAAAGATTGCCTCGAATTTGCCAAAGCCTTTGATGCTCCGATGATTCTGCATTCGACAGATGCACAGGGGATGTTATGGCAGTTAAAAAAAGAAGATGGGATTCCCACTGTGATTTTTGAAGGGGGGGAAGCCCTTAAGTTCGATCCCGATACGATCAAAACGGGGATTAAAGGGATTTTGAGTTCATTGCGGCATCTCGGAATGCTTTCTAAAAAACAGACAAAAATGCGTCAAAGAATGACAGCGCGTTCAACATTTGTTGTCACATCTCCGGGATCCGGGATGTGTGAGTTGAATACGGTGATTGGTAAATACGTGAGTAAGGGTGAGAAATTAGCGACCATTACGGATCCTTTTGGAACACGTCAAAAATTTACGGTGCATGCTCCTATTGAAGGAATGATTATTTCTTGCAATAGCTATCCCTTAGTTAATGAAGGGGAGAGTTTGATTGTTATTGCAGACGTCAATATTGCCCAAATGGATACGATTCCCAATTGGTCGCCAACTGAAATGGAATATGAGTAG
- a CDS encoding metallophosphoesterase — translation MRIIHISDLHFGFPCYSPSQFFSKRMIGNANFLWRRRKIHSHRLIEAFLEQVDDFKGDVVMISGDFTTTAQKREFKEGIRFIQSLQSKGLKVFAIPGNHDAYTSSAYQNQDFYRYFAPYLPFEGWPGFHLKQHSVAHFTLSETLPHEKSGLGVILLDCSTNTNYFSSTGRMTEKIAINLQQLLSEIPKNQPILLMGHYPFFKNEHPKRQLKQADLLRKIIISSPQIRLYLHGHTHRHAIADLRENAFPLISDAGSISVKKRGTFNIIDCSDEAIHMTVHRFDQQWNVESRHAFKPLT, via the coding sequence ATGAGAATTATTCATATTTCAGACTTGCATTTTGGCTTTCCCTGTTATAGCCCATCCCAATTCTTTTCAAAAAGAATGATTGGCAATGCCAATTTTCTATGGCGGCGGCGCAAAATCCACTCACACCGGTTGATCGAAGCTTTTTTAGAGCAAGTCGACGATTTTAAGGGCGATGTCGTAATGATTTCGGGCGACTTTACGACAACGGCTCAAAAAAGGGAGTTTAAAGAAGGCATCCGATTCATTCAATCGCTTCAATCCAAAGGATTGAAGGTTTTTGCCATTCCGGGAAATCACGACGCCTACACCTCAAGCGCCTATCAAAATCAGGATTTTTATCGCTATTTTGCTCCCTATCTCCCCTTTGAAGGATGGCCCGGATTCCATTTAAAACAACATTCGGTTGCCCACTTCACACTTTCAGAAACGCTTCCCCATGAGAAATCCGGGCTGGGCGTTATTCTTCTCGATTGCTCAACCAATACCAACTATTTCTCGTCAACAGGGAGAATGACCGAAAAAATAGCCATTAATTTACAGCAATTACTCTCTGAAATTCCCAAAAATCAACCGATTCTTCTCATGGGCCACTATCCTTTTTTTAAAAACGAGCACCCCAAAAGGCAACTCAAGCAGGCAGATCTTCTTCGAAAAATCATTATCTCCTCTCCTCAGATCCGCCTCTACCTTCATGGACATACCCATCGCCATGCCATTGCTGACCTTCGAGAAAATGCTTTTCCACTTATTTCAGATGCCGGCTCAATTTCCGTGAAAAAAAGGGGAACATTCAATATTATAGATTGCAGCGATGAGGCTATTCATATGACTGTTCATCGTTTTGATCAACAATGGAACGTGGAGTCGCGCCATGCCTTTAAACCTCTTACCTGA
- the groL gene encoding chaperonin GroEL (60 kDa chaperone family; promotes refolding of misfolded polypeptides especially under stressful conditions; forms two stacked rings of heptamers to form a barrel-shaped 14mer; ends can be capped by GroES; misfolded proteins enter the barrel where they are refolded when GroES binds): MYMSAKELIFEEEARQKLLEGIEKLSEVVKVTLGPNGLNVGLDTSFGAPKITNHGNAIVSDIELKDQYANMGVALGKEVATKVKEACGDGTTLSIILLAAFVQGGMKNIASGASPIHIKRGMEKATQTVIAEIEKMAQTIRDDQDIRKIATISAGGDQDIGETIYRAMQLVGRFGVITIEEGKSTSTEINHVKGMQFDRGFASAYFVTNNEKQIVEMTNPSLLITDKKISTIHDLLNILQSLAATGKELLIIADDIDSDALSTLVINKLRGILRVCVVKAPGFGDRKKAMLEDIAILTGATLITEETGLQLKDCAADVLGQATSVVITKEMTTIVTDETNAVAVQARLKQIEKQVDEASSHYDREKLTERKAKLSGGVAVIQIGAPTESEMQTKKQRFEDSLAATKASMEYGVVTGGGVAYLQASETIDHLTLSDEEKVGARIVKSALCAPLKQLILNSGYEPSLILDQITSKKGQWGFNALTGKVEDLVAAGIIDPAKVLIQALQIASSSAATIILSEVLIGNAEDDE; the protein is encoded by the coding sequence ATGTATATGTCAGCAAAAGAGCTCATTTTTGAAGAAGAAGCCCGTCAAAAATTACTTGAAGGAATTGAAAAACTTTCCGAAGTTGTCAAAGTCACTTTAGGCCCAAATGGTCTCAATGTAGGTCTTGACACCTCATTTGGCGCCCCGAAAATCACAAACCACGGTAATGCCATCGTTTCGGATATTGAACTTAAAGATCAATATGCGAATATGGGTGTGGCACTTGGAAAAGAAGTCGCAACAAAAGTGAAAGAGGCCTGTGGTGATGGAACGACCCTGTCTATTATACTATTAGCAGCTTTTGTTCAGGGCGGCATGAAAAACATTGCATCCGGCGCAAGCCCTATCCATATCAAACGGGGGATGGAAAAGGCCACCCAAACCGTCATTGCCGAAATCGAAAAAATGGCTCAAACCATCCGGGACGATCAAGATATTCGCAAAATTGCCACCATTTCTGCCGGTGGAGATCAAGATATTGGTGAAACCATATATCGAGCAATGCAACTTGTCGGCCGCTTTGGCGTCATCACAATTGAAGAGGGGAAATCAACCTCAACTGAAATCAATCATGTGAAGGGAATGCAATTCGATCGCGGTTTTGCTAGTGCTTATTTTGTTACAAATAACGAAAAGCAGATCGTTGAAATGACAAATCCGAGCCTTTTAATCACCGATAAGAAGATCTCAACGATTCATGACCTTCTCAATATTTTGCAATCCCTTGCTGCGACGGGAAAAGAACTGCTCATCATTGCCGATGATATCGATTCCGATGCACTATCAACCCTTGTCATCAACAAACTCAGAGGCATTTTACGCGTTTGTGTTGTCAAAGCACCCGGATTTGGCGACCGCAAAAAAGCAATGCTCGAAGATATTGCTATCTTAACAGGCGCCACACTGATAACGGAAGAGACCGGTCTACAACTTAAAGATTGTGCTGCAGATGTGCTTGGGCAGGCAACAAGTGTTGTCATCACTAAAGAGATGACAACGATTGTCACTGACGAGACCAATGCAGTAGCCGTACAAGCGCGCCTCAAACAAATCGAAAAGCAAGTCGATGAGGCCAGCAGCCATTACGATCGAGAAAAACTGACTGAGCGCAAAGCAAAACTCTCAGGCGGTGTTGCCGTCATTCAAATTGGAGCACCAACAGAGAGCGAAATGCAGACAAAAAAACAGCGCTTTGAAGATAGCCTTGCCGCGACAAAAGCATCCATGGAATATGGGGTTGTTACGGGTGGTGGCGTAGCTTACTTGCAAGCTAGTGAAACCATCGATCATTTAACCCTATCGGATGAAGAAAAAGTGGGTGCGCGTATCGTTAAAAGCGCTCTTTGCGCCCCATTAAAGCAGCTTATTCTAAACTCAGGATATGAGCCTTCTCTTATTCTTGATCAAATCACGTCAAAAAAAGGACAATGGGGATTCAATGCCCTCACAGGAAAGGTGGAAGACCTTGTTGCAGCCGGAATTATTGATCCGGCAAAAGTTCTAATTCAAGCGCTCCAAATCGCCTCTTCCTCTGCTGCTACGATTATCCTTTCAGAAGTGTTGATTGGAAACGCGGAAGATGATGAGTAA
- the rsmI gene encoding 16S rRNA (cytidine(1402)-2'-O)-methyltransferase — protein sequence MLYLIATPIGTLSDITLRGLETLKKCALILAEDTKKSLILLRHYEISTPLESYHQFNEAKKLDQILRQLREGKEIALISDAGTPGVCDPGARLVSAVRRENLPITSLPGPCALAVAMSLSGNEMSPTQFVGFLPKKEGECRKTLLQMLSFDGASYAYESPHHLKKTLQLLHQLDPDLQVTLFKELTKFYEEVASGSPEELLIRFALPKGEYVIQFYGSSQKQLNVEEKTLFDQLTGEYHLSPSQAVKLMSSLLKKNRKELYQTFIHND from the coding sequence ATGCTTTATCTCATAGCAACTCCTATTGGAACCCTTTCAGATATCACTTTAAGAGGCCTTGAAACGCTTAAAAAATGCGCTCTTATCCTCGCAGAAGATACAAAAAAAAGCCTAATTTTACTGCGCCATTATGAGATCAGCACCCCCCTTGAGAGTTATCATCAATTTAACGAAGCAAAAAAGCTCGATCAGATTCTAAGGCAGCTTCGCGAAGGAAAAGAGATCGCTTTGATTAGCGATGCGGGAACACCCGGAGTTTGCGATCCGGGAGCCAGACTCGTTTCAGCCGTTCGCAGAGAAAATCTGCCGATCACCTCATTGCCGGGCCCTTGTGCTTTAGCAGTTGCCATGAGTCTAAGTGGAAATGAAATGTCTCCCACTCAATTTGTCGGTTTTTTACCTAAAAAAGAAGGCGAATGTAGGAAAACACTCCTTCAAATGCTCTCCTTTGATGGGGCAAGTTATGCTTATGAATCCCCTCATCACCTCAAAAAAACACTTCAACTGCTTCATCAATTGGATCCCGATCTGCAAGTTACGCTTTTCAAAGAGCTGACAAAATTCTATGAAGAGGTCGCTTCAGGCTCTCCTGAGGAACTTTTAATCCGTTTTGCCCTACCCAAAGGGGAATATGTGATTCAATTTTACGGCTCGTCTCAAAAACAACTCAATGTAGAGGAAAAAACTCTCTTTGATCAACTCACCGGGGAATATCACCTCAGCCCCTCCCAAGCAGTCAAACTCATGAGCTCTCTTCTTAAGAAAAATAGAAAGGAACTCTATCAAACCTTTATCCACAACGACTAA
- a CDS encoding phospho-sugar mutase codes for MSRDIASMVDQWLKGDYDNETKQEILKLQTDAPQMLRDAFYKDLEFGTGGMRGQMGVGTNRLNIYTIGRATQSLANYINDNLRLNNHLSVVICYDSRHHSHEFALYAARVLAGNQIHVWMSPELRPTPFTSFMVRQKGAVAGIMITASHNPSEYNGYKVYGPDGAQVVPPHDCGIIQEYEKIKSLDEIRLAAENSPLIHTMTAQDDDAFIEAITHLQIHQKESLDFGDALHILYSSLHGCGMTLMPKALKACGLTHISFVKSQVIPDGDFPTVKKPNPEELPALQMGIDQMQKEKCDLFIATDPDADRVGVVVMHQNKPVVLTGNEIASICLYHLANTLQQKGGLTKNHTVLTTIVTTRLLKKIAADFNLQYFDLLTGFKYIGEKIHQFEEESNPHQFLFGAEESYGYLMGTHSRDKDSFVTSCFIGQMALHLKLKGLTLIDQLYDIYQRYGIHREGQVTIALEDSEAGARKKDAIMNSFRDPNLTAFADMALVQIDDYKIGKGRHLMTGETYPLHLPKSDTIVFKCDDESEIIVRPSGTEPKIKIYGLMQLKSFLTIEKGINDLDTILKSRLTAIREQFHQK; via the coding sequence ATGTCTCGAGACATCGCCTCAATGGTCGATCAATGGTTAAAAGGTGACTACGACAATGAAACAAAGCAAGAAATTCTAAAGCTTCAAACAGATGCGCCTCAAATGCTTCGGGACGCTTTCTATAAAGACCTCGAATTCGGGACAGGGGGAATGAGGGGGCAAATGGGAGTCGGAACAAATCGACTCAATATCTATACGATTGGCCGTGCAACACAATCCCTTGCCAATTACATCAATGACAACTTAAGATTAAACAATCATCTCAGTGTCGTTATTTGTTACGATTCAAGACACCACTCACATGAATTTGCTCTTTACGCGGCTCGCGTCCTTGCCGGCAATCAAATTCACGTTTGGATGAGTCCGGAACTACGTCCTACACCATTCACATCTTTTATGGTCAGACAAAAAGGAGCCGTTGCGGGAATTATGATCACAGCTTCTCATAATCCCTCGGAATATAACGGTTATAAAGTCTATGGCCCCGATGGGGCACAAGTCGTTCCTCCCCATGATTGCGGAATCATTCAAGAGTATGAAAAGATTAAATCCTTAGATGAGATCCGTTTAGCAGCTGAAAACTCCCCCCTCATTCACACGATGACGGCTCAGGATGATGATGCCTTTATTGAGGCAATCACCCACCTGCAAATCCATCAAAAAGAGAGCCTTGATTTTGGAGATGCACTTCATATCCTCTACTCCAGTCTTCATGGCTGCGGAATGACTCTAATGCCTAAAGCTCTTAAAGCCTGTGGTCTCACCCACATCTCATTCGTGAAGAGCCAAGTCATCCCCGATGGGGATTTCCCGACAGTGAAAAAACCCAATCCCGAAGAACTCCCTGCCCTCCAAATGGGCATCGATCAAATGCAAAAAGAGAAATGCGATCTTTTCATAGCAACAGATCCCGATGCCGATCGCGTCGGTGTCGTCGTCATGCATCAAAATAAACCCGTTGTCTTGACCGGAAATGAAATTGCTTCGATTTGTCTCTATCACCTTGCCAATACGCTGCAACAAAAAGGGGGCTTAACAAAGAATCATACCGTTCTCACCACCATTGTGACAACGCGCCTCTTAAAAAAAATTGCCGCTGATTTTAACTTGCAATATTTCGATCTTCTGACGGGATTTAAATACATCGGCGAAAAAATCCATCAATTTGAAGAAGAGAGCAACCCCCATCAATTTCTCTTTGGTGCGGAAGAATCCTATGGTTATCTCATGGGAACTCATTCGCGAGATAAAGACTCTTTTGTCACCTCATGCTTCATTGGACAAATGGCTTTACACCTGAAACTAAAAGGTTTAACCCTGATCGATCAGCTCTATGATATTTATCAACGCTATGGAATTCATCGAGAGGGACAAGTCACGATTGCTTTAGAAGATTCGGAAGCGGGCGCTCGCAAAAAAGATGCAATCATGAACTCATTTCGAGATCCTAACCTCACCGCTTTTGCCGATATGGCCCTCGTTCAAATCGATGATTATAAAATCGGAAAAGGGCGCCACTTAATGACAGGCGAAACTTATCCCCTTCACCTTCCAAAATCCGATACGATTGTCTTCAAATGCGATGATGAGAGCGAAATTATCGTCCGCCCCTCAGGAACCGAACCCAAGATCAAAATCTATGGACTGATGCAACTCAAATCATTTCTCACCATTGAAAAGGGAATCAACGACCTTGATACTATCCTTAAATCAAGACTGACGGCAATCCGGGAACAATTCCATCAAAAATAG
- a CDS encoding MFS transporter codes for MSRRKMMAPFFIWGIAILFYLYEFFLGVFPGTIASFLMKAYQLTPEQFSLMTSGYYMIYAAMQIPVGYFASRFGLKKTLLLATLSCTLGMLGFYLSHDFVTLFISRALMGFGASFGFIVNLLVILQWFPNKKFGFYTGVTQFLGAIGPLFAGGPLSLYFQNRTDNPMQFCLLLVAVGIALVILEGLFFKEKEADEESTLVFLNPRTSLQKGFFQLLKNPQFFFIMFFGGLIYASVPLIGAYWGTSFLVIKEIPVSLAAFITSLIWLGWAFGCPFLGKVSEKTHRRKPVLVISSFIGMIVSLLYLVPGIQSIAILMMITTLIGIAGASQSISFVMISELAPKKSYGMALGFNNMMIMLFASLSPLITGSIIHKQGSEIAEGSFIVGLTLVPIYFFVAFILSLLIKETFCRHQDAVHKLNIDKKIGKFNRIVKNAG; via the coding sequence ATGAGTAGAAGAAAGATGATGGCCCCTTTTTTTATATGGGGTATCGCTATTTTATTTTATCTATATGAGTTTTTTCTTGGGGTGTTTCCGGGGACCATTGCCTCATTTTTGATGAAGGCGTACCAACTGACTCCCGAGCAGTTTTCTCTTATGACATCGGGCTATTATATGATTTATGCCGCGATGCAAATTCCCGTCGGTTATTTTGCTTCGCGCTTTGGGCTTAAAAAAACGCTTCTTCTCGCCACACTCAGTTGTACACTAGGGATGCTAGGTTTTTATCTGTCGCATGATTTTGTTACATTATTTATCAGCCGTGCCTTAATGGGATTTGGGGCTTCCTTTGGATTTATCGTTAACTTACTCGTCATTTTGCAATGGTTTCCAAATAAAAAATTTGGGTTTTATACGGGAGTTACCCAATTTTTAGGAGCTATAGGTCCTCTTTTTGCCGGTGGGCCTTTGTCACTCTATTTTCAAAATCGCACAGATAATCCAATGCAATTCTGTCTTCTACTCGTTGCCGTTGGCATTGCATTAGTGATCCTTGAAGGCCTCTTTTTTAAAGAGAAAGAGGCAGATGAAGAAAGTACGCTTGTCTTTTTAAATCCCCGAACTTCCTTGCAGAAGGGGTTTTTCCAACTTCTTAAAAACCCTCAATTTTTCTTCATTATGTTTTTTGGGGGATTGATTTATGCTTCTGTTCCGCTCATCGGAGCCTATTGGGGAACGAGCTTTTTGGTCATCAAAGAGATCCCCGTTTCTCTCGCCGCATTTATTACGTCGCTCATTTGGCTTGGATGGGCCTTTGGATGTCCTTTCCTAGGCAAAGTCTCAGAAAAAACCCATCGAAGAAAACCGGTATTGGTGATCTCTTCATTCATTGGAATGATAGTTTCATTACTCTATCTAGTGCCGGGGATTCAATCGATCGCTATTTTAATGATGATAACAACACTCATCGGCATTGCCGGGGCTTCTCAATCGATTTCTTTTGTCATGATCTCCGAACTGGCCCCTAAAAAATCGTATGGGATGGCTCTTGGGTTTAATAACATGATGATCATGTTATTTGCATCGCTCTCCCCACTCATCACAGGATCGATCATTCACAAACAGGGGAGCGAGATTGCCGAGGGCTCCTTTATTGTAGGACTGACTCTTGTGCCTATTTACTTTTTTGTTGCATTCATCCTCTCTCTTTTGATTAAAGAGACCTTTTGCCGCCATCAAGACGCCGTGCACAAACTCAATATCGATAAAAAAATCGGCAAGTTCAATCGCATCGTAAAAAATGCGGGTTAG
- a CDS encoding HDIG domain-containing protein, with amino-acid sequence MLIFFCFLHFKEVRVESLEIGAQSQGYIVAQVDFEFPDREATLILKQEAVRDIGLILMINQNEIKTKRFEFENFLIHHRDWRSRISKTTFEEMYNAADVIEEYLIESRLTDPRTFQRLRESDIPVTYYQVIQSLTTEKPLTLPNTFWQHIEYMIVKKYDFNPAVISYILGYFKQDKWQLEEDHEIHRIFRHAIEASIPEKYTRIKAGRNIINQGDVVTERHVAMLKAMKRAIGENRNIWQVKSIFASLLFALIIVVLGSMYLKMNHKAIYDSSSKLFLYVVIIVLTLGLAKGLEYVLLRSGSQLMEMIRYPLVIPFTAILICILLNKHLAIFTTLFLSVILAISLAVDHSRFLFINIVGGLAIILFSKALRKRKEIFEATSRAWLSLIPALVAFKLYENHFFDVFLIFDFVSTFVFLLIIAIIVVALLPALESLFHVMTDITLMEYVDPSNELLRRLSLEAPGTYQHSLVVGSLSEAAAHAIGANGLFCRVASMYHDIGKLFNPHYFTENQLGAFDIHQLLTPLESTQVIIAHVTEGVNLARKYGLPKSFIDIILEHHGTTLVYYFYCKQVELMKGNIEAVDEKQFCYPGPKPRSKESAIIMIADTIEAASRSLEEPSEKTIEALVNRLVEDKAEEGQFDECRLTFEELGLVKKVISKTLSITRHLRIKYPEKKK; translated from the coding sequence ATGCTCATTTTCTTTTGTTTTTTGCATTTTAAAGAAGTAAGGGTGGAATCTCTTGAGATCGGCGCGCAATCACAGGGCTACATTGTCGCTCAGGTTGACTTTGAATTCCCCGATCGCGAAGCTACGCTTATTCTCAAACAGGAAGCTGTTAGGGATATTGGACTTATTTTGATGATCAATCAAAATGAGATCAAAACAAAACGGTTTGAATTTGAAAATTTCTTAATCCATCATCGCGATTGGCGTTCGAGAATTAGCAAGACAACCTTTGAAGAGATGTACAATGCTGCCGATGTCATTGAGGAGTATCTCATTGAGTCGAGATTGACAGATCCGCGTACCTTCCAGCGATTGCGTGAGTCAGATATTCCCGTGACTTATTATCAAGTCATTCAGAGTCTTACAACTGAAAAGCCACTCACTCTTCCCAATACTTTTTGGCAGCATATCGAATATATGATTGTCAAAAAATATGATTTTAATCCGGCTGTTATTTCCTATATTTTGGGTTATTTTAAACAGGATAAGTGGCAGCTTGAGGAGGATCATGAGATCCACCGCATCTTTAGACATGCCATCGAGGCGAGTATTCCTGAAAAATATACCCGTATCAAAGCCGGGCGCAATATCATCAATCAGGGCGATGTTGTGACTGAGCGGCATGTTGCCATGCTCAAAGCGATGAAAAGAGCCATCGGTGAAAATCGCAATATTTGGCAGGTGAAATCAATTTTTGCTAGCTTGCTCTTTGCCTTAATTATTGTGGTTCTCGGTTCGATGTATCTGAAGATGAATCACAAAGCCATTTATGATTCATCTTCAAAGCTATTTCTCTATGTTGTCATTATCGTATTGACATTGGGGCTGGCAAAGGGACTCGAGTATGTTCTCTTGCGTTCGGGGAGTCAATTAATGGAGATGATCCGCTACCCGCTCGTCATTCCATTTACGGCTATTTTAATTTGTATTTTGCTCAATAAGCACTTAGCGATTTTCACAACGCTCTTTCTATCAGTGATTTTAGCTATTTCCCTAGCAGTTGATCATAGCCGCTTTCTCTTTATTAACATTGTCGGCGGTTTGGCGATCATTCTCTTTTCCAAAGCCTTGCGCAAACGAAAAGAGATTTTTGAAGCGACAAGTCGTGCATGGCTCAGTTTAATCCCGGCTCTTGTCGCCTTTAAACTGTATGAAAATCACTTTTTTGATGTTTTTTTGATTTTTGATTTCGTTTCGACATTTGTCTTCCTCTTGATCATTGCGATTATTGTTGTTGCTCTTCTCCCCGCTCTTGAGTCGCTCTTTCATGTGATGACTGACATTACGCTGATGGAATACGTCGATCCAAGTAATGAGCTTTTACGCCGCTTAAGTCTTGAAGCGCCGGGAACATATCAACACTCGCTTGTCGTAGGGAGTTTATCTGAAGCTGCCGCACATGCCATAGGCGCTAATGGTCTTTTTTGCCGCGTTGCAAGTATGTACCACGACATTGGAAAACTCTTTAACCCCCATTACTTTACTGAAAATCAGCTCGGGGCTTTCGACATTCACCAACTCCTCACGCCGCTTGAATCAACACAGGTGATTATCGCTCACGTCACGGAGGGGGTTAACCTTGCTAGGAAATATGGGCTTCCCAAGAGCTTTATCGATATCATCTTAGAGCATCATGGGACAACCCTCGTCTACTATTTTTATTGCAAGCAAGTTGAGCTCATGAAGGGGAATATCGAAGCTGTGGATGAAAAGCAGTTTTGCTATCCGGGGCCAAAGCCCCGATCCAAAGAGTCGGCTATTATCATGATTGCCGATACGATTGAAGCCGCCTCTCGCTCTTTAGAAGAGCCGAGTGAAAAAACAATTGAAGCACTTGTCAATCGCTTAGTGGAAGATAAAGCGGAAGAGGGGCAATTCGATGAATGTAGGCTTACCTTTGAGGAGTTAGGTCTTGTCAAGAAAGTGATCTCTAAAACGCTCTCGATTACACGTCATTTACGCATCAAATACCCTGAAAAGAAAAAATAG